Proteins from a genomic interval of Piscinibacter sp. HJYY11:
- a CDS encoding TetR/AcrR family transcriptional regulator: protein METKTERSELTLAAILDTSLAMAAADGLDSLTIGEVAKRLGLSKSGVFSRIGSREALQAAVIDEYGRRFLADVFTPAMREPRGLPRLNAIMRLWMQRARDVEIKMGCLYSAGAFEFDDREGPLRELLLTHVQRWRTALRRTVLQAVEAGHLDPDLDPDQLVFEIDGLFVALMREARFLRDPRAADRAWTAYERLIRSLQTPSSPR, encoded by the coding sequence ATGGAAACCAAGACCGAACGCAGCGAGCTCACCCTCGCCGCGATCCTCGACACCTCGCTCGCGATGGCCGCCGCCGACGGGCTCGACAGCCTCACCATCGGCGAGGTGGCCAAGCGCCTGGGCCTCTCGAAGAGCGGGGTGTTCTCGCGCATCGGCTCGCGCGAGGCGCTGCAGGCCGCCGTGATCGATGAGTATGGCCGACGTTTCCTGGCCGACGTGTTCACCCCCGCGATGCGCGAGCCGCGCGGCCTGCCGCGGCTCAACGCCATCATGCGCCTGTGGATGCAGCGCGCGCGCGACGTCGAGATCAAGATGGGCTGCCTCTACAGTGCCGGCGCCTTCGAGTTCGACGACCGCGAAGGCCCGCTGCGCGAGCTGCTGCTCACGCACGTGCAGCGCTGGCGCACGGCGCTGCGCCGCACGGTGCTGCAAGCCGTGGAGGCCGGCCACCTCGACCCCGACCTCGACCCCGACCAGCTCGTGTTCGAGATCGACGGCCTCTTCGTCGCGCTGATGCGCGAGGCGCGTTTCCTGCGCGACCCGCGTGCGGCCGACCGCGCCTGGACGGCCTACGAGCGCCTGATCCGCTCGCTGCAGACCCCTTCTTCCCCGCGTTGA
- a CDS encoding ABC transporter substrate-binding protein: protein MTRGLGAALMALLMVGAPAVWAQDANAPKVLRYSFRVAETGFDPAQISDLYSRTIAANIFDAPLQYEFLARPFRYRPNTVASMPEVSADFKTFTFRLKPGIYFADDPAFKGKKRELVAADYVYAWKRHADPRWKSPNFYLLDNAKIVGLTELRNEVLKDKKPFDYEREVEGLKVIDKYTFQVKTAEPRPRLLLEFTDGSAWGAVAREVVEAYGDKIMEHPVGTGPYKLASWRRASKIVLEKNPAYREEFYDEEAPADDPIAQAAVAKLKGNRLPMIDRIEIAIVAESQPRWLAFLNREHDILWEVPSEFSELAMPRDQLAPNLKKRDITLVRYPRADVALSYFNMEDPVVGGYTPDKVALRRAISLATDVEKEIRVVRKKQAVPSQGPIAPSTWGHNPALKTEMSDYDPARAKALLDLYGYVDRDGDGWRDQPDGKPLVLEYATQPDQASRQLAELWQKNMEAIRVRIAFKVANWPDNLKASTGGKLMMWGVGWSAGAPDGETFLALGDGNSKGQSNKSRFDLPAYNRAFQHQKGLPNGPERQAAMDEAQRLIVAYAPYKFHVHRIFSDLSHPWVIGYHRNNFVREFWKWIDIDVARQQKEAQR from the coding sequence ATGACGCGTGGCCTCGGTGCCGCCCTGATGGCGCTGCTCATGGTGGGTGCGCCTGCCGTGTGGGCGCAGGATGCCAATGCCCCCAAGGTGCTGCGCTATTCGTTCCGCGTGGCCGAGACCGGTTTCGACCCGGCGCAGATCTCCGACCTCTACTCGCGCACCATCGCGGCCAACATCTTCGACGCGCCGCTGCAGTACGAATTCCTCGCGCGGCCCTTCCGCTATCGCCCCAACACGGTGGCCTCGATGCCGGAGGTGAGCGCCGATTTCAAGACCTTCACCTTCCGCCTGAAGCCCGGCATCTACTTCGCCGACGATCCGGCGTTCAAGGGAAAGAAGCGCGAGCTGGTGGCGGCCGACTACGTCTACGCCTGGAAGCGCCATGCCGACCCCCGCTGGAAGAGCCCCAATTTCTACCTGCTCGACAACGCCAAGATCGTCGGCCTGACCGAGCTGCGCAACGAGGTGCTCAAGGACAAGAAGCCCTTCGACTACGAGCGCGAGGTCGAAGGCCTGAAGGTGATCGACAAGTACACCTTCCAGGTGAAGACGGCCGAGCCCCGGCCACGACTGCTGCTCGAGTTCACCGATGGTTCGGCCTGGGGCGCGGTGGCGCGCGAGGTGGTCGAGGCCTATGGCGACAAGATCATGGAGCACCCGGTGGGCACCGGGCCGTACAAGCTCGCGAGCTGGCGGCGCGCGTCGAAGATCGTGCTGGAAAAGAACCCCGCCTACCGCGAGGAGTTCTACGACGAAGAGGCGCCCGCCGACGATCCCATCGCGCAGGCCGCGGTCGCGAAGCTCAAGGGCAATCGCCTGCCGATGATCGACCGCATCGAGATCGCGATCGTGGCCGAGAGCCAGCCGCGCTGGCTCGCCTTCCTCAACCGCGAGCACGACATCCTGTGGGAAGTGCCGAGCGAGTTTTCCGAGCTCGCGATGCCGCGCGACCAGCTCGCGCCCAACCTGAAGAAGCGCGACATCACCCTGGTGCGCTACCCGCGCGCCGACGTGGCGCTGTCGTACTTCAACATGGAAGACCCGGTGGTCGGCGGCTACACGCCGGACAAGGTGGCGCTGCGGCGCGCGATCTCGCTCGCGACCGACGTGGAGAAGGAGATCCGCGTGGTGCGCAAGAAGCAGGCGGTGCCGTCGCAAGGCCCCATCGCGCCGAGCACCTGGGGCCACAACCCGGCGCTCAAGACCGAGATGAGCGACTACGACCCGGCGCGCGCCAAGGCCCTGCTCGACCTCTACGGCTACGTCGACCGGGACGGCGACGGCTGGCGCGACCAGCCCGACGGCAAGCCCCTGGTGCTGGAGTACGCCACGCAGCCCGACCAGGCCTCGCGCCAGCTCGCCGAGCTGTGGCAGAAGAACATGGAGGCGATCCGGGTGCGCATCGCCTTCAAGGTCGCCAACTGGCCCGACAACCTCAAGGCCTCGACCGGCGGCAAGCTGATGATGTGGGGCGTGGGCTGGTCGGCCGGCGCGCCCGATGGCGAGACCTTTCTCGCGCTCGGTGACGGCAACAGCAAGGGCCAGTCCAACAAGTCGCGCTTCGACCTGCCTGCCTACAACCGCGCCTTCCAGCATCAGAAGGGCCTGCCCAACGGGCCCGAGCGGCAGGCGGCGATGGACGAGGCGCAGCGCCTGATCGTGGCCTACGCGCCGTACAAGTTCCATGTGCACCGCATCTTCAGCGACCTGTCGCACCCGTGGGTGATCGGCTATCACCGCAACAACTTCGTCCGCGAGTTCTGGAAATGGATCGACATCGACGTGGCACGCCAGCAGAAAGAGGCCCAGCGGTGA
- a CDS encoding ABC transporter permease, whose protein sequence is MANGTVATAVVASDGVWVAAWKRLRADRVGLASMVVVLAFLLLIALTASGVVARHWQAEVGVANARPTFMGPAPKVESTTIPVPTGPNVDLSDVDPLAPRYKEWAERAAQLRSTDTVKAETLPFGGDRLGRDVLAKAAKGTQTSVIVGLVAAVIAALIGTVLGALAGFFGRRVGDFLEWLYSVFTAMPDILLLLVFAVVFGRGIGSVAIILALVGWTGVYRQVRAEFLKHSARDYVRAAEAIGASTTSRMFRHILPNVSHVVLVRMSLLVVGFIKFEVILSYLGLGVGVDDVSWGTMLQEAQNELILGQWWQLVAATAFMAVFVTAFSLFTDALRDALDPKLRGLE, encoded by the coding sequence ATGGCAAACGGCACCGTGGCCACGGCGGTGGTGGCGTCCGATGGCGTGTGGGTGGCGGCATGGAAACGCCTGCGGGCCGACCGGGTGGGCCTCGCCTCGATGGTCGTCGTGCTGGCCTTCCTGCTGCTGATCGCGCTCACGGCGAGCGGCGTGGTGGCCCGCCACTGGCAGGCCGAGGTGGGCGTGGCCAATGCACGGCCCACCTTCATGGGCCCGGCCCCCAAGGTCGAGTCGACCACCATCCCGGTGCCCACCGGCCCCAACGTCGACCTCTCCGACGTCGACCCGCTGGCCCCGCGCTACAAGGAATGGGCCGAGCGTGCCGCGCAGCTGCGCTCGACCGACACGGTGAAGGCCGAGACCCTGCCCTTCGGCGGCGACCGGCTCGGCCGCGACGTGCTGGCCAAAGCCGCCAAGGGCACGCAGACCTCGGTGATCGTGGGCCTGGTGGCCGCGGTGATCGCGGCCCTCATCGGCACGGTGCTCGGTGCGCTCGCCGGCTTCTTCGGGCGGCGCGTGGGCGACTTCCTCGAGTGGCTCTACAGCGTGTTCACCGCGATGCCCGACATCCTGCTGCTGCTCGTCTTCGCGGTGGTCTTCGGGCGGGGCATCGGCAGCGTGGCGATCATCCTCGCGCTCGTCGGCTGGACGGGGGTCTATCGCCAGGTGCGGGCCGAGTTCCTCAAGCACTCTGCGCGCGACTACGTGCGCGCGGCCGAAGCGATCGGCGCCTCGACGACCTCGCGCATGTTCCGCCACATCCTGCCCAACGTGAGCCACGTGGTGCTGGTGCGCATGTCGCTGCTGGTGGTGGGCTTCATCAAGTTCGAGGTGATCCTGTCGTACCTCGGGCTCGGCGTGGGCGTCGACGATGTCTCCTGGGGCACGATGCTGCAGGAAGCGCAGAACGAGCTGATCCTCGGGCAGTGGTGGCAGCTGGTCGCGGCCACGGCGTTCATGGCCGTCTTCGTCACCGCGTTCTCCCTCTTCACCGACGCCTTGCGCGATGCGCTCGACCCGAAGCTGAGGGGCCTCGAATGA
- a CDS encoding alpha/beta fold hydrolase encodes MSTPTVAASNPAASFYASLGARSLGFALRLSQSVAPAAATRLALRLFFTPMPLKLAARRRPLPAGWQVEHWPFEQGAMAVYRRVPKEGEGERPTVLLVHGWAGSAQQMLTLADVLHADGFAPVMLDFPAHGRSAGWRATLPQFVRALWAASARLGPLHGVVAHSLGALATAHAAANGLPVQRLALLAASPPPSLFLQWFARSLSLGDSLPQRMGAVIERVEGVPLVRFDPGWLGPRLQQPTLFVHDEDDRVSPLAVGQRLAQAVPGSTLVTTRTLGHRRVLADAAVAQAVTAHLRAGRDGAERPNGSEM; translated from the coding sequence ATGAGCACCCCGACCGTGGCCGCTTCCAACCCCGCCGCCAGCTTCTACGCGAGCCTGGGCGCCCGCAGCCTGGGCTTCGCGCTGCGGCTCTCGCAGTCGGTCGCCCCGGCCGCGGCGACGCGACTTGCGCTGCGGCTCTTCTTCACTCCGATGCCGCTCAAGCTCGCGGCACGGCGCCGGCCGCTGCCCGCAGGCTGGCAGGTCGAGCACTGGCCCTTCGAGCAGGGCGCGATGGCGGTCTACCGGCGCGTGCCGAAGGAAGGCGAGGGCGAGCGGCCCACGGTGCTGCTCGTGCACGGCTGGGCCGGCAGCGCCCAGCAGATGCTGACGCTCGCCGACGTGCTGCACGCCGACGGCTTTGCTCCGGTCATGCTCGACTTCCCGGCCCACGGCCGCAGCGCCGGCTGGCGGGCCACGCTGCCGCAGTTCGTCCGGGCGCTGTGGGCTGCCTCGGCGCGGCTCGGGCCGCTGCATGGCGTGGTGGCACATTCGTTGGGCGCCCTGGCCACCGCCCATGCCGCGGCCAACGGCCTGCCGGTGCAGCGCCTTGCCCTGCTCGCGGCCTCGCCGCCGCCGTCGCTCTTTCTCCAGTGGTTCGCCCGCAGCCTCTCGCTGGGCGACAGCCTGCCGCAGCGCATGGGCGCGGTGATCGAGCGGGTGGAAGGCGTGCCGCTGGTGCGCTTCGACCCCGGCTGGCTGGGCCCGCGGCTGCAACAGCCCACGCTCTTCGTGCACGACGAGGACGACCGCGTCTCGCCGCTGGCGGTGGGGCAGCGGCTGGCCCAGGCCGTGCCCGGCTCCACGCTCGTGACCACCCGCACCCTCGGCCACCGGCGGGTGCTGGCCGATGCGGCGGTCGCTCAGGCCGTCACTGCCCACCTGCGGGCCGGCCGGGACGGGGCCGAGCGACCAAACGGGTCAGAGATGTAA
- a CDS encoding ABC transporter permease, with amino-acid sequence MAAYVIRRLLQMIPTLLGVLLLVFFLFKAVGDDPAVILGGLNASNAQIEAIRAQLGLDKPWYVQLWIYLKGVVTFDWGNSWATNEAVSNIFATRLPATLTVMLPILVLDVLLAIPIAMWVAYRRGSLADRAAMVITTVALSISFLVYIIIGQYVFGFQLGWFPVQGWSDSVWTNLTTYVPLPALLAVMVGVAPQLRLYRSFFLDELGHDYVRTARAKGMTEKAVLFRHVLRNAMIPILTNVALMLPGVFVGSFLIEVFFSIPGLGREIILAVNRGDYPVIQSVAIYLGVLTMLINLLADILYKLVDPRVVLK; translated from the coding sequence ATGGCCGCCTACGTCATCCGCCGCTTGCTGCAGATGATCCCCACGCTGCTGGGGGTCCTGCTGCTGGTCTTCTTCCTCTTCAAGGCGGTGGGCGACGACCCGGCCGTCATCCTCGGTGGGCTGAACGCGAGCAACGCGCAGATCGAAGCCATCCGCGCCCAGCTCGGGCTCGACAAGCCCTGGTACGTGCAGCTGTGGATCTACCTCAAGGGCGTGGTCACCTTCGACTGGGGCAACAGCTGGGCGACCAACGAAGCGGTGAGCAACATCTTCGCCACGCGCCTGCCGGCCACGCTGACGGTGATGCTGCCCATCCTGGTGCTCGACGTGCTGCTGGCCATCCCGATCGCGATGTGGGTGGCCTACCGCCGCGGCTCGCTGGCCGACCGCGCGGCGATGGTGATCACGACGGTTGCGCTGTCGATTTCCTTCCTGGTCTACATCATCATCGGCCAGTACGTGTTCGGCTTCCAGCTCGGCTGGTTCCCGGTGCAGGGCTGGAGCGACAGCGTGTGGACCAACCTCACGACCTACGTGCCGCTGCCGGCGCTGCTGGCGGTGATGGTGGGCGTGGCACCGCAGCTGCGCCTGTACCGCAGCTTCTTCCTCGACGAGCTCGGCCACGACTACGTGCGCACCGCGCGTGCCAAGGGCATGACCGAGAAGGCGGTGCTCTTCCGCCACGTGCTGCGTAACGCGATGATCCCCATCCTCACCAACGTGGCCCTGATGCTGCCGGGGGTCTTCGTCGGCTCGTTCCTGATCGAGGTCTTCTTCTCCATCCCTGGCCTCGGGCGCGAGATCATCCTGGCGGTGAACCGCGGCGACTATCCCGTCATCCAGTCGGTGGCCATCTACCTCGGCGTGCTCACGATGCTGATCAACCTGCTGGCCGACATCCTCTACAAGCTGGTCGATCCCCGGGTGGTCCTCAAATGA
- a CDS encoding HAMP domain-containing sensor histidine kinase: MKPDASVLGRKRWLVVVGPLLAVVLLLAALTVASIDLLSSARAYVGGESFWSKGQKDAVYHLERYIATRDPAEYRLFEEALKVPLGDRRARLALEQRPPDREAARLGFLAGGNHPDDVEGMINLFVRFRRVSFMAAAIDTWAEGDQQIAQLATLGRQVQEHIASGDTRSPELAALTAELPRLNQRLTDLEGRFSTTLGEASRTVSRLMLGLTLVLAIVLSAGALLLTRSLMRAQARAEEELRLANERWTLAADAAGIGLFDWDLQTRQARIDARGAAVYGLPPEPVELEGSKLTLPRIHPDDAQQFRATLAQIMNSHTPTTTRYRVRLDDGSERHVEAVAMVRHGHGRASGARMIGTLRDVTREVLAAQALLDKEAAERGNRSKSEFLSRVSHELRTPLNAVLGFSELLQTDPREPLSPTQAARVQHVIDAGRHLLALIDDVLDLSESDEAAVARLPLQPVLLGAAVQVSVDRLRPMAERQQVQVQAELPEHPVYVLADPRRLSQVLAHLLSNAIKFNRRGGDVKVSCEPLGEEVRIRVHDTGHGLRADQLAQLFQPFNRLGAESTRAPGSGLGLVVVQQLLRRQRGRIALTSTAGIGTCVEVHLQAAQAPAA, from the coding sequence GTGAAACCCGACGCTTCGGTGCTGGGGCGCAAGCGCTGGCTGGTGGTGGTGGGCCCCTTGCTGGCCGTGGTGCTGCTGCTGGCCGCGCTCACCGTGGCCAGCATCGACCTGCTCTCCTCGGCGCGTGCCTACGTCGGCGGCGAGAGCTTCTGGTCCAAGGGCCAGAAAGACGCGGTCTACCACCTCGAGCGCTACATCGCCACGCGCGACCCGGCCGAGTACCGCCTGTTCGAAGAAGCGCTGAAGGTGCCGCTCGGCGACCGCCGCGCCCGCCTGGCGCTCGAGCAGCGCCCGCCCGACCGCGAGGCCGCGCGCCTGGGCTTCCTGGCCGGCGGCAACCACCCCGACGACGTGGAGGGGATGATCAACCTCTTCGTGCGCTTCCGGCGCGTGAGCTTCATGGCCGCGGCGATCGACACCTGGGCCGAGGGCGACCAGCAGATCGCGCAGCTGGCCACCCTGGGCCGGCAGGTGCAGGAGCACATCGCCAGCGGCGACACCCGCTCGCCCGAGCTGGCGGCGCTGACGGCCGAGCTGCCGCGCCTCAACCAGCGCCTGACCGATCTCGAAGGGCGCTTCTCCACCACGCTCGGCGAGGCCTCGCGCACCGTGAGCCGCCTGATGCTGGGCCTGACGCTCGTACTCGCCATCGTGCTGTCGGCCGGCGCACTGCTGCTCACCCGCAGCCTGATGCGCGCCCAGGCGCGTGCCGAGGAGGAGCTGCGCCTGGCCAACGAGCGCTGGACGCTCGCGGCCGACGCCGCCGGCATCGGCCTCTTCGACTGGGACCTGCAGACCCGGCAGGCCCGCATCGATGCCCGCGGCGCCGCGGTCTACGGGCTGCCGCCCGAGCCGGTCGAGCTCGAAGGCAGCAAGCTCACGCTGCCGCGCATCCACCCCGACGATGCGCAGCAATTTCGCGCCACCCTCGCGCAGATCATGAACAGCCACACGCCGACGACCACCCGCTACCGCGTGCGGCTGGACGACGGCAGCGAGCGCCACGTCGAGGCCGTGGCCATGGTGCGGCATGGCCACGGGCGCGCCAGCGGGGCGCGCATGATCGGCACGCTGCGCGACGTGACGCGCGAGGTGCTGGCGGCGCAGGCCCTGCTCGACAAGGAGGCGGCCGAACGCGGCAACCGCTCCAAGAGCGAATTCCTCTCGCGCGTGAGCCACGAGCTGCGCACCCCGCTCAACGCGGTGCTCGGCTTCTCGGAGCTGCTGCAGACCGACCCCCGCGAGCCGCTCAGCCCGACGCAGGCCGCGCGGGTGCAGCACGTGATCGACGCGGGGCGCCACCTGCTGGCCTTGATCGACGACGTGCTCGACCTGAGCGAGTCCGACGAGGCCGCCGTCGCGCGGCTGCCGCTGCAGCCGGTGCTGCTGGGGGCGGCGGTGCAGGTGAGCGTGGACCGCCTGCGGCCGATGGCCGAGCGCCAGCAGGTGCAGGTGCAGGCCGAGCTGCCCGAGCATCCCGTCTACGTGCTCGCCGACCCGCGACGCCTCTCGCAGGTGCTCGCGCACCTGCTGTCGAACGCGATCAAGTTCAACCGGCGCGGCGGCGACGTGAAGGTCTCGTGCGAGCCGCTGGGCGAGGAGGTGCGCATCCGCGTGCACGACACCGGCCACGGCCTGCGGGCCGACCAGCTCGCCCAGCTCTTCCAGCCCTTCAACCGGCTCGGTGCCGAATCGACGCGCGCACCCGGCAGCGGCCTCGGCCTGGTGGTGGTGCAGCAGCTGTTGCGGCGCCAGCGCGGGCGCATCGCGCTGACCAGCACCGCCGGCATCGGCACCTGCGTGGAGGTGCACCTCCAGGCGGCGCAGGCGCCTGCCGCCTGA
- a CDS encoding ABC transporter ATP-binding protein, with amino-acid sequence MSTLLSLQNLRVSFRTGKVEGLVQRFQAVGRGDEGVSFDIPEITTVALVGESGSGKSVTAMSVLNLLPDNAERQGAISFQGRDLLKASLPELQALRGREIACVFQDPMSSLNPVFTVGHQLTEPLVKHLGLSTRQALTRAEALLNEVGLPDPKRRLSAYPHELSGGQQQRVMIAMAIACEPKLLIADEPTTALDVTIQRQILDVLGKLKQQHRMSMLFISHDLGVVGEIADHVVVMRGGTVREQGPVAQVFAAPQDAYTKALLACRPTLANRGARLATIDDHMAGQSTASAGKAKDPNAPVVIEATALRKSYWLRRGVFGRTEFKAVKGASFTLRRGHTLGVVGESGSGKTTMGLALLRLHDPNGGPTGGQVMFDGRELLSLPRDELLPMRRRIQVVFQNPYASLNPRFTIGQTLVEPMRIHGIGASEEERQDKARHLLAKVGLDDAALYKYPHEFSGGQRQRVAIARCLTLDPEVLVLDEAVSALDVSVQAQVLNLLKDLQDELGLAYVFISHDLAVVRFMADEVLVMKDGEVVEQASVAQILDAPQQEYTRRLLAAVPRGLVPGAAAA; translated from the coding sequence ATGAGCACGCTGTTGTCATTGCAGAACCTGCGGGTGTCGTTCCGCACCGGCAAGGTCGAGGGCCTCGTGCAGCGCTTCCAGGCGGTCGGCCGGGGCGACGAGGGCGTGAGCTTCGACATCCCCGAGATCACCACCGTCGCGCTCGTCGGCGAGTCGGGCTCCGGCAAGAGCGTGACCGCGATGTCGGTGCTCAACCTGTTGCCCGACAACGCCGAGCGCCAGGGGGCGATCAGCTTCCAGGGCCGCGACCTGCTGAAGGCGAGCCTGCCCGAGCTGCAGGCCCTGCGCGGCCGCGAGATCGCCTGCGTGTTCCAGGACCCGATGAGCTCGCTCAACCCGGTCTTCACCGTCGGCCACCAGCTCACCGAGCCGCTCGTCAAGCACCTGGGCCTTTCGACCCGCCAGGCGCTCACGCGCGCCGAGGCGCTGTTGAACGAAGTGGGCCTGCCCGATCCGAAGCGCCGGCTGTCGGCTTACCCGCACGAGCTGTCGGGCGGGCAGCAGCAGCGCGTGATGATCGCGATGGCGATCGCCTGCGAGCCCAAGCTGCTGATCGCCGACGAGCCGACGACCGCGCTCGACGTGACCATCCAGCGCCAGATCCTCGACGTGCTGGGCAAACTCAAGCAGCAGCACCGCATGAGCATGCTCTTCATCAGCCACGACCTCGGCGTGGTGGGCGAGATCGCCGACCACGTGGTGGTGATGCGCGGCGGCACGGTGCGCGAGCAGGGGCCGGTGGCGCAGGTGTTTGCCGCGCCGCAGGACGCCTACACCAAGGCCTTGCTCGCCTGCCGGCCGACGCTCGCCAACCGCGGCGCGCGGCTCGCCACCATCGACGACCACATGGCCGGGCAATCCACGGCGAGCGCGGGCAAGGCCAAGGACCCGAATGCGCCGGTCGTCATCGAGGCCACGGCGCTGCGCAAGAGTTACTGGCTGCGCCGCGGCGTGTTTGGCCGCACTGAGTTCAAGGCGGTGAAGGGCGCGAGCTTCACATTGCGGCGCGGCCACACGCTGGGCGTGGTGGGCGAGTCGGGCTCGGGCAAGACGACCATGGGCCTGGCGCTGCTGCGCCTGCACGACCCCAATGGCGGCCCGACCGGCGGGCAGGTGATGTTCGACGGGCGCGAGCTCCTGAGCCTTCCGCGTGACGAGCTGCTGCCGATGCGCCGCCGCATCCAGGTCGTTTTCCAGAACCCGTATGCCTCGCTCAACCCGCGCTTCACCATCGGGCAGACGCTGGTGGAGCCGATGCGCATCCACGGCATCGGGGCCAGCGAAGAGGAGCGCCAGGACAAGGCGCGCCACCTGCTCGCCAAGGTCGGCCTCGATGACGCGGCGCTCTACAAGTACCCGCACGAGTTCTCGGGCGGCCAGCGCCAGCGTGTGGCCATCGCACGCTGCCTCACCCTCGACCCCGAGGTGCTGGTGCTCGACGAAGCGGTGAGCGCGCTCGACGTCTCGGTGCAGGCCCAGGTGCTCAACCTGCTCAAGGACCTGCAGGACGAACTGGGCCTCGCCTATGTCTTCATCAGCCACGACCTCGCCGTGGTGCGCTTCATGGCCGACGAGGTGCTGGTGATGAAGGACGGCGAGGTGGTCGAGCAGGCGAGCGTGGCGCAGATCCTCGACGCGCCTCAGCAGGAGTACACGCGCCGGCTGCTGGCCGCCGTGCCGCGCGGGCTGGTCCCGGGCGCTGCCGCCGCCTGA